The Methylomicrobium agile genome has a segment encoding these proteins:
- the hemH gene encoding ferrochelatase produces the protein MPPKKTGVLLVNLGSPAEPTVAAVRRFLGEFLRDPRVVNLPRPLWWLILNLFVLPLRPRRSFLAYRKIWDKKGSPLIYLTRRLAEKIASALAAKNIAVREAMRYGEPSIASQLRAFRKAGVDRVSILPLYPQYSSTTTASVFDAAAAELMQWRHIPEIRFIGDYHRDPGYIAAVANSIRQYWHLHGKHERLLMSFHGLPEMLTKLGDPYFTHCERTAAAIAEQLSLQDHEWQIVFQSRFGKAEWLKPYCLDTLQELPKRGVKTVDIVCPGFAVDCLETLEEIAIANKQAFLKAGGSAYHYIPALNDSDAHADVLVNLLLSSD, from the coding sequence ATGCCCCCGAAAAAAACCGGCGTCTTGCTGGTCAATCTGGGCTCGCCTGCGGAACCGACCGTCGCGGCGGTCCGCCGGTTTTTGGGCGAATTTCTCCGGGACCCGCGCGTCGTCAATCTGCCCCGGCCGTTATGGTGGCTGATCCTGAACCTGTTCGTGCTGCCGCTTCGGCCGCGCCGGTCTTTTCTGGCTTACCGCAAGATCTGGGATAAAAAAGGCTCGCCGCTGATTTATCTGACCCGGCGGCTTGCCGAAAAAATCGCCTCCGCACTGGCGGCGAAAAATATCGCGGTACGCGAGGCGATGCGCTACGGCGAACCCTCGATTGCGAGCCAATTGCGGGCTTTCAGGAAAGCCGGCGTCGACCGCGTATCGATACTGCCGCTGTATCCCCAATATTCGTCGACCACGACCGCCTCGGTCTTCGACGCGGCGGCCGCCGAACTGATGCAGTGGCGCCACATTCCGGAAATCCGCTTCATCGGCGATTATCATCGGGACCCCGGCTATATTGCCGCGGTAGCGAATTCGATCCGGCAATACTGGCATCTGCACGGCAAACACGAACGGCTGCTGATGTCGTTCCACGGCCTGCCGGAAATGTTGACCAAGCTGGGCGATCCGTACTTCACGCATTGCGAACGGACGGCCGCCGCGATCGCCGAACAGCTTTCGCTGCAGGATCACGAGTGGCAAATAGTATTCCAGTCGCGCTTCGGCAAGGCCGAGTGGCTGAAGCCGTATTGCCTGGACACGCTGCAGGAATTGCCGAAACGCGGCGTCAAAACAGTCGATATCGTCTGCCCCGGATTCGCGGTCGATTGCCTGGAGACGCTGGAAGAGATCGCGATCGCGAACAAGCAAGCCTTCTTGAAGGCCGGCGGCAGCGCTTATCATTATATTCCGGCGCTGAACGACTCGGATGCGCATGCGGACGTACTCGTCAATTTACTGCTGTCGAGCGATTGA
- the folE gene encoding GTP cyclohydrolase I FolE translates to MEEYFSKIIAAVGEDLTREGLIDTPKRAAKAFKFLNNGYQKNLDEVLNNAVFTADTEDMVIVKDIELYSLCEHHLLPFIGKCHVGYLPRGKVLGLSKIARIVDMYARRLQIQEKLTKQIADAIEYAVDAKGVAVVIEAKHLCMMMRGVEKQNSVMTTSVMTGIFRKEMNTRSEFLNLINR, encoded by the coding sequence GTGGAAGAATATTTCTCGAAGATTATCGCCGCGGTGGGCGAGGACTTGACCCGCGAGGGGCTGATCGATACCCCGAAACGTGCCGCCAAGGCGTTCAAATTTTTGAACAACGGTTACCAAAAAAACCTCGACGAGGTGCTGAACAATGCGGTGTTCACGGCCGATACCGAAGACATGGTGATCGTGAAGGACATCGAGCTGTATTCGTTGTGCGAGCACCATCTGCTGCCGTTCATCGGCAAATGCCATGTCGGCTACCTGCCGCGCGGCAAGGTGCTGGGACTCTCCAAAATCGCCCGGATCGTCGATATGTACGCCCGCCGCCTGCAAATCCAGGAAAAACTGACCAAGCAGATCGCCGACGCGATCGAGTATGCGGTCGATGCGAAAGGCGTCGCGGTCGTGATCGAAGCGAAGCATCTGTGCATGATGATGCGCGGCGTCGAAAAACAGAATTCGGTGATGACGACCTCGGTGATGACCGGCATCTTCCGTAAAGAAATGAATACGCGTTCGGAATTCCTGAACCTGATCAACCGCTAG